The genomic segment CATGGTCGACGCCTTCCAGGCGGGACGCGTCCGGGTGCTCATCCTGTCCGTGAAGGCCGCGGGGGTCGGTCTCAACCTCACCCGGGCCACCCACGTCGTCCACTACGACCAGCAGTGGAACCCCGCCGTCGAGGACCAGGCCACCGACCGCGCCCACCGCATCGGCCAGGACCGCACGGTCACGGTCCACCAGCTCATCAGCGAGGCGACCCTGGAGGACCGCATCGCCGCACTCCTGCACCACAAGCGGGCCCTGACCGATGCCGTGCTGACCAGTGGCGAAGGCGCCCTGGCCGACCTCGACGACGATGAACTCGCCCAGCTCGTCACCCTCGGGAGCACCCCATGACAGCCACCGCCCCGGCCCCCGCGCCCACCACCACCGGGGGCTGGGCCGCCGCCTGGCTCGCCGCGTTCGAGGCGGCCGCCGCCGCCCCGCGGCACCTGCGGTCCGGCAAGTCTCTGCTGGGCGCCGGAACACTCGGACAGGTGAACATCAGTGCCGGTCTCGCCCACGGCAGGATCAGCACGGGGAAGGCCGGGGCCACCGTACAGCCCCGGCTCGGCGTGACCGAGGTCGCCCCCGACCGCTGGACCCGGATCTACCGGGCGATCGCGGAACGCCCGGACGTCACCGAGGCCATCGCCTCCGGCCGGTTCGTCGACGTGCTCACCGACCCGGCCACCACCGCGGGTGTCCCGCTCGCCCCGCGGCCCGGGGACCTCTCCTTCTCCTGCACCTGCGGCCCCCGCGGAGTGGTGTGCCCGCACACGGCGGCCATCGGCTACAGCGTCGCAGACCGGCTGCGCAAGAACCCCGGCATCATCCTCAGTCTGCGGGGCGGCTCGATGAAGAGCCTCCGGGCCGCGCTGGGCCTCCGGCCGACCGCCGCCCCCGTGCCGGGCACAGTGGTCCCCGCGTCAGGGAGCACCACGCCGAGCGCCGTGCCGGACGCGGGAACGCCGGAGGTCCGGGATCAGGGAACGCCGGGGAGCGATCCGGCCGGTCCAGGAACCGGCATGCCGGCCCACGAGGCGTTCTCGCGCTGGAACGACCGTGCCGGTGCGGTGCCCGGCCCGCCTCGCGAACCCCTCACCGGGGCACCTCTCCTGGACATGCTCCGGGACGCCCCACCCGCCCCCGCCCCCGGCCTGGACGTTCTGCGCCTGCTCACCCGCGACGCCGCCCACCGCGCCTCGGCCCTCCTCGACGGCGGCCTCCCGGGGGCCGTGCCCGGCCGGGGTGACCGGCCCGGCCCACCCGACCCGGCGGACGGGACCGATCCGCTCCTCGACGCCGCCCGGATGCTGGCCCGGCCCGAGTTCCTGCCCTGGCTGGAGAGCGCCGCCGGCCGTCTCGGTCTCACCACGGTCCAACTGCGGCACCTCGCCCTCGCCCACGAGTACGGCGGCCCCGGCAACGTCGAGGCCGCCGCCCACCGCGTCCCGGCGGACCCGCGCGATCTCGCCCGTGCCGAGAACGCGATCCAGCCGCTCCGCCCGGCCCCCCTGGCCACCCTGGTGGGCGAGGACAACCGGCTCACCGACGCCGCGGCCCGGGTGCAACTGCGCCTCGCTGCGGGCCGCTGGTACCCGTTCGTCGACTGGCACGGCACCTGGCGCCCGGTCGCGGGCCACTGTGAGGACCCGGCCACCGCCTACCGGGCCGCACGCCGCGCCCTGCGCGGGGCGTGAGACGTCACTGTCCGTACGGTGCCGCGCCTTGTCGACGTTGCACCGATCCGGCATCCGGGTGACGATCGAGGTACGGGGGACGGTCCGGTCACGCATCCGGCCCCCGGCCGGTCTCCCTGTACGCGTGCCCGGACCGTCACCCGAACGGCCCGGAGGACCCGTCTGTTCGTCCTTCCGTTCCGAGGGCCGCACGGCCCAGGGGGACGAACGCGTGCACGATATATACAACGGACGCGACGAAACCGGAGTCCTCTCGGACGTCCGTAACCCGGCGAACCGGGCTTTCCCCGGATGTCCGTCCTCGACGAAGGGAGTACGCATGTCCCAGCCACGACCTCCGAACGGCCCCGAGGGTTCGGACGGTCCGGACGTGCCCCGGCCCCGGCCGTCGTACGGTGGCCGTCCGGGCCGGGAGGGCACCGAGCCGATCACCGCGCGCAGCGCCGTGGGACTGCGGATGATCCTGGCCTCCGTCGCACTGCCCGTCTTCGCGGTGGGCACGGTGCTGCTCGCGCTGTGGGCGGCGGATTCCGGGCCGCACGACTCCCCGAGTTCGCTCGTCGTGAGTGTGCTGGCAGGGATCTGTGGTGCGCTCGCGCTGTTCGCGGCCCTCGATCTGGCGGTTCTGCTGCGTCGCCGCTCGCGGGGGAGCGGGGCCGAGGGGAGAGGGACCGGGAGGTGACGGCCCGCCGCGTGAAACGGCCGCGTGGAGCGGCGGGTCCGTCATCCGGTTCGTCCGGTCAGGACAGCGTTCGTCCGGTCAGGGCAGCGGGGTTCCTCCGGTCGCGTTCATGATCTCCGCGGTGATGAAACTCGCCCGCGAGGAGGCGAGGAACACATACGCCGGTGCCATCTCCGCCGGCTGCGCGGGACGCCCCATCGGACTCTGCTTGCCGAACTCGGTGGTGTCCGGCATGGTCGCGGGAATGAGCGGGGTCCACACCGGGCCGGGCGCCACCGCGTTGACGCGGATGCCGTCCGACGCCAGCATCTGGGCGAGGCCCTTCGTGAAGGTGGCGATGGCCCCCTTCGTCATCGCGTAGTCCAGCAGATGGGGACTGGGCTTGTACGCCTGTACGGACGTGGTGTTGATGATCGATCCGCCCGCCGGGATGTGCGGCACCGCCCTCTTGCACAGCCAGAACATCCCGTACAGGTTGGTCCGTACGACCCGGTCGAACTGCTCCGTCGAGATGGCGCCGATCCCGTCCGGCTGGGCCATCTGGTAGGCGGCGTTGTTGACCAGGACGTCGATCCTCCCGAACTCCGCCACCGCCCGCTCCACGAGAGCCCCGCACTGCTCCTCCTCGCGGATGTCGCAGACGACCGGCACGGCCCGGCGGCCCGCCTCCTCGACGAGCCGGGCGGTCTCCCGCGCCTCGTCCTCCTCCGTCGGCAGATGGGTGAAGAGGACGTCGGCTCCCTCGCGGGCGTAGGCCAGGGCGACGGCCCGGCCGATCCCGGAGTCGCCGCCGGTCACGACGGCCTTCCGGTCCGCGAGGAGTCCGCTGCCCCGGTAGGAGTCCTCGCCGTGATCGGGCGGCGGGTCCATCGGGCCGGTCCAGCCGGGGTGCTGCTGCCCCTGCTGGGGGAAGTCCGGCCGCGGATGCGAGGTGCGGGGATCGTGGGGCTGTCCGGCGTCATTCATCCGTGGTTCCTTCCGTCGTGTCGCCCGGCGCACCGCCGGACCGATTCCCGGTACCGGGGGAGGCCGGCGCGTCCGTGGTCCTCGGGCCCGCCCGGCGCCGGTGGCTGGTGTCGCACCACGGAGGGACGCGGCTGCGGCGGCAGGTGCAGATGGCGACGGTGAAGCGGTCCGAGACCGCAACCGTTCCGTCGGCGCCGACCACCTCCACCGGCCCCTCGACGAGCAGCGGGCCCTCGGCGCCGAGGAAGACGCGACGGGGGGAGTCAGGAGCGTTCGGCACGGATCACCACCAGTTCCTCAGCGGCCTCGTCCCGGCTCATCAGCCCGCGCTCCCGGAGCCATTCCAGCCGGGACAGCAGCACAGGACCGAGGGGGACGCGCACACGGTCCCCGACCGTGGCGCTCAGTCCCGCGCGTGACAGCCGGCGAAGCGTGGCGCCGCTGTCGCAGAGCCCGGAATGGACCATCAGCAACACGCCACCGGGGCGCAGGACGGACGGCGCGGCGTCACAGACCCGGTCGACGATCGCGCGCCCGTCGTGCCCGGCGTCCCAGGCCCGTGCGGCGCCGCGTTCCGGCAGCCGGGCCCAGGGCGCGGGGACGTACGGCGGATTGCAGATCACCATGTCGTAGGACCGGCCGCCGACCGGTGACGTCAGGTCGCCGCGGTGGACGGTGATGCGCCGGCGGGACAGCAGCGCGTTCAGACGAGTGGTCAGGACCGCCCGCCACGCGATGTCCACGGCGGTCACCCGCGCACCCATGTGCGCGGCCCGTACCGCGAGCGCGCCGCTTCCCGTGCCGAGATCCAGGACGTCCGTCCCGGGACCGACGCCTTCTCGGCCCAGCGCCTCCATCAACAGTCTGGTGTCGTGCTGCGGTGCGTACACCCCGGGCAGCGTCACCAGGCGGTACGGGCGGGGCGGTGCGGCCGTTCCTGCGGACATGGGGGACTCCGTGGGAGAGAGCGACGGGGCGGCGACCGAGTCCCAGACTCCCCCGGTTGAGCCCGACCCACCACCTGAACACTCACTCTCCGTGTCGGGTGCGGCAGTCGGGCGCGGGGCGGAGGTGAGGAAGCGGTGACCGTCCCGGTTCGGTGGCCGGGAGGACGGGGAGAGGGGTTCGGCCGGTGGGTGACGCATGGGTGGGCTGCCTCCTGTGTCCGGCGAGGACTGATCGTCACCCTCGGGTGCCCTGTCGCACGCCGTCCATCCCCGGCTCAGGTCCGTCCGGGCCGGGGATGGACGGCGTGCGGCTCTCACCGTGCTGGCACCCGGCCTCCCCTCACCGTCGCTCTCCGGCCGGCTCCGCTCCGTCAGCTGCCCGGCCCGTTCCCCGAGCCGCGGCCGGTGCTCCGGGCCGGTCGTGCCCTTCGCCGCCCGGCTCACCTGCCGGCTGTTCGCGCGTCCGGCGCGCACGATCCGCGTCCGCGTCCGGAACGCTCATGGTCTCTCCTCCGGGCAGCGTGCGAACGGCCGACGCCCTCAGCGAACCGGCCGGCACGGGCGGGCGCGTCCCGTGCGGTCGCGTCGGCACCGGACGACGGGGGCCGGGGCGCGGGCCGAGCCCCTCCCGTCCTCAGGACCGATAGGCGGTTGTCCCGGCCTCAGGACCGCCAGCCGGTCAGCAGCCGGTCGGCGAGACGGTCCTCCACGTACGAGGTCGCGGTGACGCCGAACGCGATGTCGGCGGCCAGCTCCGGTTCCTCTTCGAGGAGCCCTCCGATGACCTCACGGCGTACGACCTGTTCGTGGACGGCGTCCGCCTCGACGTGTTCGGTGTAGAAGAACTCGGCGGCTGCGCCCGCCCCCGCCCGCCGCATGGCCGCGGCCATGCGGCGGGAGCTCGGTGACGAGGTGATCTCGACCGCCGCGAAATGACCCACCAGAGCCCCGCGCAGCCGCCGGTGGAGCCCGAAGAGGGACATCAGGTTCACCAGGGCCAGCATCTCGGCGCAGCCGTCGTCGAGGTGGCGCCCGTAGGTGGGGTCGATCCCTAGATCGGTCATGAGGTCCGCGAACAGCCGCGCGTGCACACGGTCGGCGCGGCCACCGCCGAACTCGTCGTACTCCACCGCCGCCATGCCCGCCTTCGCCCGCCCCCACAGGCGTGGCAGCACCCATGCGTGCGGGTCCGCCTCCTTGAGGTGGTACAGCGACCGCTGGACGGCGTACTCCCGGAGGTGCCGCAACTCCCCCCGCTCCTGGAGGAAGTGCGACACCCCCGAGCCGTGGACCGGTTCCACCAGGAGTTCGGCGAGTACGTCGTCCAGGGGGCGGGATTCCTCCGCGTCACGCCGCAGGGCCGTCAGGAACCGGTCCTCCAGCGCGGCACGCACCGTGAGCAGGGCGGGGTC from the Streptomyces sp. AM 4-1-1 genome contains:
- a CDS encoding SDR family oxidoreductase, producing the protein MNDAGQPHDPRTSHPRPDFPQQGQQHPGWTGPMDPPPDHGEDSYRGSGLLADRKAVVTGGDSGIGRAVALAYAREGADVLFTHLPTEEDEARETARLVEEAGRRAVPVVCDIREEEQCGALVERAVAEFGRIDVLVNNAAYQMAQPDGIGAISTEQFDRVVRTNLYGMFWLCKRAVPHIPAGGSIINTTSVQAYKPSPHLLDYAMTKGAIATFTKGLAQMLASDGIRVNAVAPGPVWTPLIPATMPDTTEFGKQSPMGRPAQPAEMAPAYVFLASSRASFITAEIMNATGGTPLP
- a CDS encoding CDGSH iron-sulfur domain-containing protein, whose amino-acid sequence is MPNAPDSPRRVFLGAEGPLLVEGPVEVVGADGTVAVSDRFTVAICTCRRSRVPPWCDTSHRRRAGPRTTDAPASPGTGNRSGGAPGDTTEGTTDE
- a CDS encoding HemK2/MTQ2 family protein methyltransferase translates to MSAGTAAPPRPYRLVTLPGVYAPQHDTRLLMEALGREGVGPGTDVLDLGTGSGALAVRAAHMGARVTAVDIAWRAVLTTRLNALLSRRRITVHRGDLTSPVGGRSYDMVICNPPYVPAPWARLPERGAARAWDAGHDGRAIVDRVCDAAPSVLRPGGVLLMVHSGLCDSGATLRRLSRAGLSATVGDRVRVPLGPVLLSRLEWLRERGLMSRDEAAEELVVIRAERS
- a CDS encoding iron-containing redox enzyme family protein — protein: MAEGRTEPALPRGRGPLSTAVVGRLGGDGALPGTEAAREANPYGEDLHLALYVCYELHYRGFAGVDPALEWDPALLTVRAALEDRFLTALRRDAEESRPLDDVLAELLVEPVHGSGVSHFLQERGELRHLREYAVQRSLYHLKEADPHAWVLPRLWGRAKAGMAAVEYDEFGGGRADRVHARLFADLMTDLGIDPTYGRHLDDGCAEMLALVNLMSLFGLHRRLRGALVGHFAAVEITSSPSSRRMAAAMRRAGAGAAAEFFYTEHVEADAVHEQVVRREVIGGLLEEEPELAADIAFGVTATSYVEDRLADRLLTGWRS